The Bacteroidia bacterium sequence GAATTATAAAATCAAGCCTCATATTGTATAGATTATTTCGTTACCAGTCCTTAGTGCTATGTTTAACAATGTGCCTGATGCTGGCATCGTGCGCCAAAGACGATGACGACAACGATCCCGAACCTACGGTGGCTGATAACAAAATATCCGCAACCGTAAATGGCCAGGAATGGGAAGCCAAAATTTCCAGCGTGGCAGTATCCGGGGGCAAGCAGATTTATGCGCTCAAAACCTCTGATTCCTCCAGCTTCCAGCTTTTCATCCCAGAGGAAGGCACTGGCAATTTTGACCTGGCCACATCTGAAGCTACGCTTCTATTT is a genomic window containing:
- a CDS encoding DUF6252 family protein, translated to IIKSSLILYRLFRYQSLVLCLTMCLMLASCAKDDDDNDPEPTVADNKISATVNGQEWEAKISSVAVSGGKQIYALKTSDSSSFQLFIPEEGTGNFDLATSEATLLFDDGTSPYSVGVSGMITLETNTSDEIKGTFQGEIASHFADDTLTIDNGVLLYSR